In a single window of the Micromonospora sp. WMMD1155 genome:
- a CDS encoding MerR family transcriptional regulator, translating into MGLMTIGAFAQAAGLTPKALRLYDQVGLVPPAAVDAESGYRLYDPAQVPSARLVARLRGIGMPLATIRVVCGLDPAAAAEAVTAYWRRVTADTAARARLATLLVDHLSEGGTTMSDPSTAVVVRYAACCDTGLVRDSNEDAVYAGDRLWAVADGIRGPRGAAASAAAIEALTPLALVDSPAVDLVAMLAAAVADADRSVRGLATGDDQPGTTLTVLLRSGSQLALAHVGDTRAYLLRDGELSLLTQDHTWVRAQVDQGRLDSAEAAVHPQRALLVRALGAGAQVEVDLALRTARPGDRYLLCSDGLSAVVDRDAVRSTLAAPTDPEQTVRALVESARAQGAPDNIACVVADVVAG; encoded by the coding sequence GTGGGGCTCATGACCATCGGGGCGTTCGCGCAGGCGGCGGGTCTGACGCCGAAGGCGTTGCGGCTGTACGACCAGGTGGGGCTTGTGCCGCCGGCCGCTGTCGACGCGGAGTCCGGGTATCGGCTCTACGACCCGGCGCAGGTGCCGTCGGCCCGGTTGGTCGCGCGGCTGCGGGGCATCGGAATGCCGTTGGCGACGATCCGCGTCGTGTGTGGGTTGGATCCGGCGGCGGCGGCCGAGGCGGTCACCGCGTACTGGCGGCGGGTCACCGCTGACACGGCGGCACGCGCCCGGCTCGCGACCCTCCTCGTGGACCACCTGTCCGAAGGGGGTACCACCATGTCCGATCCGAGTACGGCGGTCGTCGTCCGCTACGCCGCCTGTTGTGACACGGGGTTGGTGCGCGACAGCAATGAGGACGCCGTGTATGCCGGTGACCGGTTGTGGGCCGTCGCCGACGGCATCCGGGGGCCGCGCGGTGCTGCCGCCAGCGCCGCCGCGATCGAGGCGCTCACCCCGTTGGCGCTGGTGGATTCACCGGCCGTGGATCTGGTGGCGATGCTCGCCGCAGCGGTCGCCGACGCCGACCGGAGTGTGCGCGGGTTGGCGACCGGCGACGACCAGCCGGGCACCACGTTGACCGTGCTGCTGCGCAGCGGTTCCCAGTTGGCCCTCGCGCACGTCGGTGACACCCGGGCGTATCTGCTGCGCGATGGTGAGTTGTCGCTGCTCACGCAGGATCACACCTGGGTGCGGGCGCAGGTGGATCAGGGGCGGCTCGACAGTGCCGAGGCCGCCGTGCATCCGCAGCGGGCGTTGTTGGTCCGCGCCCTCGGCGCCGGGGCGCAGGTCGAGGTTGACCTGGCACTGCGAACCGCGCGGCCGGGTGACCGGTACCTGCTGTGCTCGGACGGGTTGTCCGCGGTCGTCGACCGGGACGCGGTGCGGTCGACGTTGGCCGCGCCCACCGACCCGGAGCAGACGGTGCGGGCATTGGTCGAGTCGGCGCGGGCGCAGGGGGCGCCGGACAACATCGCCTGCGTCGTCGCCGACGTCGTCGCCGGGTAG
- a CDS encoding NAD-dependent protein deacetylase, with amino-acid sequence MESLDALTSLVAGGGVVVLSGAGLSTESGIPDYRGPSGVARRHTPMTYQAFTRDPVARRRYWARSHLGWRLIAGAAPNDGHRAVAGLQRAGLVDTVITQNVDGLHGAAGSTSVIELHGRLDEVTCLDCGNLTSREELDRRLREANPDFTARVAGVNPDGDVDLPDEQVAAFRTVDCGICGTGMLKPDVVFFGETVPAQRVARCFAAVEQARSLLVLGSSLTVMSGRRFVIRAAKQGIPVAIVNQGPTRGDGHARVCVDAPLGVVLPELAARVSGSAATVGV; translated from the coding sequence ATGGAGAGCCTCGACGCGTTGACCTCGCTGGTGGCCGGGGGTGGGGTGGTGGTGCTCAGCGGTGCGGGCCTGTCCACCGAGTCGGGCATCCCGGACTACCGGGGCCCGAGTGGGGTGGCGCGGCGGCACACGCCGATGACGTACCAGGCGTTCACCCGGGATCCGGTGGCCCGGCGGCGGTACTGGGCGCGTAGCCACCTGGGGTGGCGGTTGATCGCCGGCGCGGCGCCGAACGACGGGCACCGGGCGGTCGCCGGGTTGCAGCGGGCCGGTCTGGTCGACACGGTGATCACCCAGAACGTCGACGGTCTGCACGGTGCGGCGGGCAGCACGTCGGTGATCGAGTTGCATGGCCGCCTGGACGAGGTGACGTGCCTGGACTGCGGCAACCTGACCTCCCGGGAGGAGTTGGACCGCCGGTTGCGCGAGGCGAACCCGGATTTCACGGCCCGGGTCGCCGGGGTCAACCCGGACGGTGATGTGGATCTCCCCGATGAGCAGGTGGCGGCGTTCCGGACGGTGGACTGCGGGATCTGCGGCACCGGCATGTTGAAGCCGGACGTGGTGTTCTTCGGCGAGACGGTGCCGGCGCAGCGGGTGGCGCGGTGCTTCGCCGCCGTGGAGCAGGCCCGGTCGTTGCTGGTGCTGGGGTCGTCGTTGACGGTGATGTCCGGGCGGCGTTTCGTGATTCGGGCGGCGAAACAGGGCATCCCGGTGGCGATCGTCAACCAGGGGCCGACCCGTGGTGACGGGCACGCCCGGGTGTGCGTCGATGCGCCGCTGGGTGTGGTGTTGCCGGAGTTGGCCGCGCGGGTCAGTGGCAGCGCGGCGACCGTGGGGGTGTGA
- a CDS encoding MerR family transcriptional regulator, whose translation MSIGEVLGQLRVDFPDTTISKLRFLEAEGLVEPQRTAAGYRKYSWDDVARLRFVLTAQRDRYLPLRVIREQLAQWDSSGEQPERSRPALVAVGPDGEVPGRESEPAESSQVRLGRADLVARSGIDESTLVELERLGVLVSDPPGWYDADALIIASAVAGLASYGLEPRHLRGYRTAADREVGLFAQLVAPLVRQSDPAARARAAETARELVALSEQLHAALVRVGLRSTLGR comes from the coding sequence ATGAGCATCGGTGAGGTGCTCGGGCAGTTGCGGGTGGATTTCCCGGACACCACGATTTCGAAGTTGCGGTTCCTTGAGGCCGAAGGGCTGGTCGAGCCGCAGCGGACGGCGGCGGGTTACCGGAAGTACAGCTGGGACGATGTGGCGCGGTTGCGGTTCGTGTTGACCGCGCAGCGGGACCGGTATCTGCCGTTGCGGGTGATTCGTGAGCAGTTGGCGCAGTGGGATTCGTCCGGTGAGCAGCCGGAGAGGTCGCGGCCCGCGTTGGTGGCTGTCGGTCCCGATGGCGAGGTGCCGGGTCGTGAGTCGGAGCCGGCCGAGTCGTCGCAGGTGCGGCTCGGCCGGGCGGATCTGGTGGCGCGCAGTGGGATCGACGAGTCGACGTTGGTGGAGTTGGAGCGGCTCGGTGTGTTGGTGTCGGATCCGCCGGGTTGGTATGACGCGGATGCGTTGATCATCGCGTCGGCGGTGGCGGGTTTGGCGTCGTACGGGTTGGAGCCGCGGCACCTGCGGGGTTATCGGACGGCGGCGGACCGTGAGGTTGGTCTGTTCGCGCAGTTGGTGGCGCCGTTGGTGCGGCAGAGTGATCCGGCGGCGCGGGCGCGGGCGGCGGAGACGGCGCGGGAGTTGGTGGCGTTGTCGGAGCAGTTGCACGCGGCGTTGGTGCGGGTGGGTCTGCGGTCGACGTTGGGTCGTTGA
- a CDS encoding MerR family transcriptional regulator, with the protein MHEPQDSDPGREWDGPGASSPQAAVEGEGSVGYRGVTACHAVGISYRQLDYWARTTLVVPSVRDASGSGTQRLYSFRDLVVLKVVKRLLDAGVSLQNIRKAIEALRSRGVEDLAGITLISDGTTVYECRSPEEVVDLLQGGQGVFGIAIGGAFKEIQGSLSHLPAEPAASGPVEPAVASDSDPVGDELAARRARRRAG; encoded by the coding sequence ATGCACGAGCCGCAGGATTCCGATCCGGGTCGAGAGTGGGATGGGCCGGGTGCCTCGTCGCCGCAGGCGGCGGTCGAGGGTGAGGGTTCGGTTGGCTACCGGGGTGTGACGGCCTGCCACGCGGTGGGCATCAGTTACCGGCAGTTGGATTACTGGGCGCGGACGACGCTTGTGGTGCCGAGCGTTCGGGACGCCTCGGGTTCGGGGACGCAGCGGTTGTATTCGTTCCGGGACCTGGTGGTGTTGAAGGTCGTGAAGCGGTTGTTGGATGCGGGGGTGTCCCTGCAGAACATCCGTAAGGCGATCGAGGCGTTGCGGTCGCGTGGTGTGGAGGATCTGGCGGGGATCACGCTGATCTCTGATGGGACGACCGTGTATGAGTGCCGGTCTCCGGAGGAGGTGGTCGACCTGTTGCAGGGGGGCCAGGGCGTTTTCGGGATCGCGATCGGTGGGGCTTTCAAGGAGATCCAGGGGTCGTTGTCGCATCTGCCGGCGGAGCCGGCGGCGAGTGGCCCGGTGGAGCCGGCGGTGGCGTCCGATTCGGATCCGGTGGGTGACGAGTTGGCGGCCCGGCGGGCGCGTCGGCGGGCTGGCTGA
- a CDS encoding small basic family protein, producing the protein MIAVLALLAGVVLGVWLDPTVPAALQPYLPIAVVAALDAVFGGVRARLDRIFDDKQFVVSFISNVLVAGLIVYLGDQLGVGGQLSTGVVVVLGVRIFGNVAAIRRHLFRA; encoded by the coding sequence ATGATCGCGGTGCTGGCGTTGCTCGCCGGGGTGGTGCTCGGTGTGTGGCTTGATCCCACGGTGCCGGCGGCGTTGCAGCCGTACCTGCCGATCGCGGTGGTGGCCGCGTTGGACGCGGTGTTCGGTGGGGTGCGGGCGAGGTTGGACCGGATCTTCGACGACAAGCAGTTCGTGGTGTCGTTCATCTCGAACGTGCTGGTCGCCGGTCTGATCGTTTATCTGGGTGACCAGTTGGGGGTGGGCGGGCAGTTGTCCACCGGTGTGGTCGTCGTGCTGGGTGTTCGTATCTTCGGCAACGTGGCGGCGATCCGTCGGCACCTGTTCCGGGCGTAG
- the gcvH gene encoding glycine cleavage system protein GcvH, protein MIPEDLRYTAEHEWVAGDGTGVIRVGITHFAQDALGDIVYVQLPEAGAVVAAGDSLGEIESTKSVSEIYAPVAGTVAARNEALGDTPELINTDPYGAGWLVEITPNDPTATDGLLTAGAYQKITEG, encoded by the coding sequence GTGATTCCTGAGGATCTGCGATACACCGCCGAGCATGAGTGGGTGGCGGGTGACGGCACGGGTGTGATCCGGGTCGGCATCACGCACTTCGCGCAGGACGCGTTGGGTGACATCGTGTACGTGCAGTTGCCCGAGGCGGGTGCGGTGGTCGCGGCTGGCGACTCGTTGGGTGAGATCGAGTCGACCAAGAGTGTGTCGGAGATCTACGCGCCGGTCGCGGGTACGGTCGCGGCCCGTAACGAGGCGTTGGGTGACACGCCTGAGCTGATCAACACTGATCCGTATGGTGCGGGTTGGTTGGTGGAGATCACGCCGAATGATCCGACGGCGACGGATGGGTTGCTGACGGCGGGCGCGTATCAGAAGATCACCGAAGGCTGA
- a CDS encoding globin domain-containing protein produces MDAARLKQSWSLVAAHGDQVPLYFYSTLFLAHPETRQMFPTNMAGQRDRLVTALGHIVSNVDQVEHLVGFLQDLGADHRKFAVRAEHYPAVGEALVATLQHFLAEQWTDELAADWTAAYGLVAQVMTEAAQAAEAVNPPWWVAEIVAHERRAFDVAVLTVRPQYLLPFTPGQSVGVSHPSVRSWRYYSPANAPRADGTLELHVRAAPGGAVSSRLVYGSAVGDRIHLAAPVGDRLSLWSAGSSDLLLLVSGTGWAPVKALVEQVAAEGSRRRVDLYVGARSRSELYDSEAIDKLAASHPWLTVTYVVGADVHRPGEFVQAVDRALADGDWRSRHVFVCGSDEMVSHAVQTLVQAGFHPGQVHHEGLGSQWYGSAWRTAVQETTAGDTSGGGLR; encoded by the coding sequence GTGGACGCGGCCCGACTCAAGCAGAGCTGGTCGCTGGTCGCCGCGCACGGTGATCAGGTGCCGCTCTACTTCTACTCCACGTTGTTCCTGGCGCATCCCGAGACGCGGCAGATGTTCCCCACGAACATGGCCGGGCAGCGGGACCGGCTGGTGACCGCGTTGGGTCACATCGTGTCCAACGTGGACCAGGTCGAGCACCTGGTGGGTTTCCTGCAGGATCTCGGCGCCGATCACCGCAAGTTCGCGGTCCGCGCGGAGCACTACCCGGCTGTCGGTGAGGCGCTGGTGGCGACGTTGCAGCATTTCCTCGCCGAGCAGTGGACCGACGAGTTGGCGGCGGACTGGACGGCCGCGTACGGGTTGGTCGCGCAGGTGATGACGGAGGCCGCGCAGGCCGCCGAGGCGGTGAATCCGCCGTGGTGGGTGGCGGAGATCGTGGCGCACGAGCGGCGGGCGTTCGACGTGGCGGTGTTGACGGTGCGCCCGCAGTATCTGTTGCCGTTCACCCCCGGCCAGTCGGTGGGGGTGTCGCACCCGTCGGTGCGGTCGTGGCGGTACTACTCGCCGGCGAACGCGCCGCGTGCGGACGGCACGTTGGAGTTGCACGTGCGGGCCGCGCCGGGTGGCGCGGTGTCGTCGCGGTTGGTGTACGGGTCGGCGGTGGGTGATCGGATCCACCTGGCGGCGCCGGTGGGGGACCGGCTGTCGTTGTGGTCGGCGGGTTCGAGTGACCTGCTGCTGTTGGTGTCGGGCACGGGGTGGGCGCCGGTGAAGGCGTTGGTGGAGCAGGTGGCGGCGGAGGGTTCCCGCCGTCGGGTGGACCTCTACGTGGGGGCTCGTTCGCGTAGCGAGTTGTACGACAGTGAGGCGATCGACAAGTTGGCGGCGTCGCACCCGTGGTTGACGGTGACGTACGTGGTGGGTGCCGACGTGCACCGGCCGGGGGAGTTCGTGCAGGCGGTGGATCGGGCGTTGGCCGACGGTGACTGGCGTTCCCGGCACGTGTTCGTGTGTGGGTCGGACGAGATGGTTTCGCACGCGGTGCAGACGTTGGTCCAGGCGGGTTTCCACCCGGGTCAGGTGCATCACGAGGGCCTGGGTTCGCAGTGGTACGGCTCGGCCTGGCGGACGGCGGTGCAGGAGACGACCGCCGGTGACACTTCGGGAGGTGGGCTCAGGTGA
- a CDS encoding DUF881 domain-containing protein, translating to MSDEQTDTGTGWPQPAGPARPGGPAGEPDPRPDAPDPDELSPLAPQEEPGEPKPASGDEAVVEPVDDGATVDLSAVPRSGEPVSGSDGSAEPVGESAPVVAGRSRLTTAGVMIVALLVLLGFTLVVQLKTTSTDPTLGATRQEDLVRILSDLDARENRLQQDIRALEDSQRQLRSGEQGRQAALDEATRRADELGILAGTLPAVGPGLTVQFDSGVKPITANRVLDAVQELRGAGAEAMQIAGGDRATVRIIASTYFLDGDNGSLVVEGRRLTGPYTITVIGDPATMRTALNIPGGVVASVRGGGGNVTFGEREVAEVSALHVPIKLEHARPVS from the coding sequence ATGAGTGACGAGCAGACGGACACGGGGACGGGGTGGCCGCAGCCGGCGGGTCCGGCGCGGCCGGGTGGGCCGGCGGGTGAGCCGGATCCGCGGCCGGATGCGCCGGATCCGGACGAGTTGAGTCCGTTGGCGCCGCAGGAGGAGCCCGGCGAGCCGAAGCCGGCGTCGGGTGACGAGGCTGTGGTGGAGCCGGTCGACGACGGCGCGACGGTGGACCTGAGCGCGGTGCCGCGGTCGGGGGAGCCGGTGTCGGGTTCGGACGGGTCGGCGGAGCCGGTGGGGGAGTCCGCGCCGGTGGTGGCCGGCCGGTCCCGGTTGACCACGGCCGGGGTGATGATCGTCGCGTTGCTGGTGTTGTTGGGTTTCACGTTGGTCGTGCAGTTGAAGACGACGTCGACGGACCCGACGTTGGGGGCGACGCGGCAGGAGGACCTGGTCCGGATTCTGTCGGATCTGGATGCGCGGGAGAACCGTCTTCAGCAGGACATCCGCGCTCTGGAGGACAGTCAGCGGCAGTTGCGGTCGGGTGAGCAGGGTCGTCAGGCGGCGTTGGACGAGGCGACGCGGCGGGCGGACGAGTTGGGGATCCTGGCGGGGACGTTGCCGGCGGTGGGTCCGGGCCTGACGGTGCAGTTCGATTCGGGTGTCAAGCCGATCACGGCGAACCGGGTGTTGGACGCGGTGCAGGAGTTGCGGGGCGCGGGCGCGGAGGCGATGCAGATCGCGGGTGGTGACCGGGCGACGGTGCGGATCATCGCGTCGACGTACTTCCTCGATGGGGACAACGGGTCGTTGGTGGTGGAGGGGCGTCGGTTGACGGGCCCGTACACGATCACGGTGATCGGTGATCCGGCGACGATGCGTACGGCGTTGAACATTCCTGGTGGGGTGGTGGCGTCGGTCCGGGGTGGCGGCGGTAACGTGACGTTTGGGGAGCGTGAGGTTGCCGAGGTTTCGGCGCTGCACGTGCCGATCAAGTTGGAACACGCCCGTCCGGTCTCCTGA
- a CDS encoding bifunctional nuclease family protein, with translation MRELSVVGVRVELPSNQPIVLLREVEGDRYLPIWIGAVEATAIAYEQQGVKPARPLTHDLLRDVLAALKAPLQAVEITELKENVFYADLLIGDGVRVSARPSDSIALALRVGAPIRCSEQVLSEAGIVIPDEQEDEVEKFREFLDQVRPEDFAG, from the coding sequence GTGCGCGAGCTGAGCGTGGTCGGAGTTCGGGTGGAGCTGCCTAGCAACCAGCCGATCGTCCTGCTCAGGGAGGTCGAGGGGGACCGCTATCTGCCGATCTGGATCGGTGCGGTCGAGGCGACGGCTATCGCTTACGAGCAGCAGGGGGTCAAGCCGGCCCGGCCGTTGACTCACGATCTTCTGCGGGATGTGTTGGCGGCGTTGAAGGCGCCCTTGCAGGCGGTGGAGATCACCGAGCTCAAGGAGAACGTGTTCTACGCGGATCTGTTGATCGGTGACGGGGTGCGGGTGTCGGCGCGGCCGAGCGATTCGATCGCGTTGGCGTTGCGTGTCGGTGCGCCGATTCGTTGTTCGGAGCAGGTCCTCAGCGAGGCGGGGATCGTTATCCCTGACGAGCAGGAGGACGAGGTGGAGAAGTTCCGCGAGTTCCTGGACCAGGTGCGTCCGGAGGATTTCGCGGGCTGA
- a CDS encoding cell division protein DivIVA, whose protein sequence is MSATPISRYDGVQISGGVQVRMTADRVRRWEFGSASFARRGYDNADVDRFRMQVADELDLLATQIATLRAENERLNDRVELHRHGVIPSTGAAAKVPAAREVNLLSAAQREAEQIIAQAHDYARRVAEYARVQYESYMHAAEAEAKQEAERAVAEYRSAAGPSFDDTVATREALRIFGEMMVSHMQAAARHLDDGSEHLARTMDRIAAETPGAPFAAGATAGRSALPRHQQR, encoded by the coding sequence GTGAGCGCGACCCCGATCAGCCGGTACGACGGTGTGCAGATTTCCGGCGGTGTGCAGGTGCGGATGACCGCCGATCGGGTCCGGCGGTGGGAGTTCGGGTCGGCGTCGTTCGCCCGGCGTGGGTACGACAACGCGGACGTGGACCGGTTCCGGATGCAGGTGGCCGACGAGTTGGACCTGTTGGCGACGCAGATCGCGACGTTGCGGGCGGAGAACGAGCGGCTCAACGACCGGGTGGAGCTGCACCGGCACGGGGTGATTCCGAGTACGGGGGCGGCGGCGAAGGTCCCGGCGGCGCGGGAGGTGAACCTGCTGTCCGCGGCGCAGCGTGAGGCGGAGCAGATCATCGCGCAGGCGCACGACTACGCGCGTCGGGTCGCCGAGTACGCCCGGGTGCAGTACGAGAGCTACATGCACGCCGCGGAGGCGGAGGCGAAGCAGGAGGCGGAGCGGGCGGTGGCGGAGTACCGCAGCGCCGCGGGGCCGAGCTTCGACGACACGGTGGCGACCCGGGAGGCGTTGCGGATCTTCGGCGAGATGATGGTGTCGCACATGCAGGCGGCGGCGCGGCATCTCGACGACGGCAGTGAGCATCTGGCGCGCACGATGGACCGGATCGCGGCGGAGACGCCGGGGGCGCCGTTCGCCGCCGGTGCGACGGCGGGCCGGTCGGCGTTGCCTCGGCACCAGCAGCGCTGA
- a CDS encoding group 1 truncated hemoglobin, which translates to MTVTEETAPASHYDRIGGASSVKAAVELFYDKVLVDPELAGYFADVDMVGQRRHLTLMLTTVLGGPNEYAGRGLAEAHQPLNIPVEHYAKVGEHLTVTLTELGVPADILADVQTVLGQVQDQVVARENRSGA; encoded by the coding sequence GTGACGGTTACGGAAGAGACTGCTCCCGCTTCGCACTACGACCGTATTGGTGGTGCCAGTTCGGTCAAGGCGGCGGTTGAGCTGTTCTACGACAAGGTGCTCGTGGACCCGGAGTTGGCTGGTTACTTCGCCGATGTGGACATGGTGGGTCAGCGGCGGCATCTGACGTTGATGTTGACCACGGTGTTGGGTGGTCCCAACGAGTACGCGGGTCGTGGGTTGGCCGAGGCGCACCAGCCGTTGAACATTCCGGTGGAGCACTACGCGAAGGTGGGTGAGCACCTGACGGTGACGCTGACCGAGCTGGGTGTGCCGGCGGACATCCTGGCTGATGTGCAGACGGTGCTGGGGCAGGTGCAGGACCAGGTGGTGGCCCGCGAAAACCGGTCGGGCGCCTGA
- a CDS encoding FHA domain-containing protein — protein MTRPDDEFPPLDVTSTLNLGSLDEVLEGPDTDVVPSRMSGSLPPGMALLVVRRGPNAGARFLLDHDVTTSGRHPDSDIFLDDVTVSRRHAEFHRDGGTFTVRDVGSLNGTYVNRERVEAATLSNGDEVQIGKFRVVFIAGPRPEEEAGRG, from the coding sequence ATGACGCGGCCAGACGACGAGTTCCCCCCGCTCGACGTCACTTCGACGCTCAATCTCGGTTCGCTCGACGAAGTGCTGGAGGGGCCGGACACCGATGTGGTGCCGAGCCGGATGTCCGGTTCGTTGCCGCCGGGTATGGCGCTGCTGGTGGTTCGTCGAGGCCCGAATGCGGGTGCCCGGTTCTTGTTGGACCACGATGTGACGACCAGTGGCCGGCATCCGGACAGTGACATCTTCCTCGATGACGTGACGGTGTCGCGTCGGCACGCGGAGTTCCACCGTGACGGTGGGACGTTCACGGTGCGGGACGTGGGTAGCCTGAATGGCACGTACGTGAATCGTGAGCGTGTCGAGGCGGCCACGTTGAGCAATGGTGACGAGGTTCAGATCGGTAAGTTCCGGGTGGTGTTCATCGCCGGTCCGCGCCCGGAGGAGGAGGCCGGCCGGGGGTGA
- a CDS encoding NAD(P)H-binding protein: MRVVIAGGHGKIALLLHRRLAERGDTPVGLIRNPAQTETVRAAGATPVVCDLEHTTVTALAEHLTDADAVIFAAGAGPGSGAARKDTVDRAAAALLADAATRAGVRRYLLVSSMGVDNPPAAGTDDVWAAYLRAKRAAEDDLRDRDLDWTVLRPGRLTDDPPTAAVTLTRHAGRGAISRADVAHVLAALLDEQRTTGTTLEVVAGPTPIADAVRAATT; this comes from the coding sequence ATGCGTGTCGTCATCGCCGGAGGTCACGGCAAGATCGCCCTGCTGCTGCACCGTCGCCTCGCCGAACGCGGCGACACCCCGGTCGGGCTGATCCGCAACCCCGCGCAGACCGAGACGGTACGCGCCGCCGGCGCCACACCCGTCGTCTGCGACCTGGAACACACCACGGTCACCGCACTCGCCGAACACCTCACCGACGCCGACGCGGTGATCTTCGCCGCGGGCGCCGGCCCTGGCAGCGGCGCCGCCCGCAAGGACACCGTCGACCGGGCCGCCGCCGCGCTCCTCGCCGACGCCGCCACCCGCGCCGGTGTCCGCCGCTACCTGCTCGTCTCCTCGATGGGCGTGGACAACCCACCGGCAGCCGGCACCGACGACGTGTGGGCGGCGTACCTGCGCGCCAAACGCGCCGCCGAGGACGATCTCCGCGACCGCGACCTGGACTGGACGGTGCTGCGACCCGGCCGCCTCACCGACGACCCGCCCACCGCCGCCGTCACCCTCACCCGGCACGCCGGACGCGGCGCGATCAGCCGCGCCGACGTCGCCCACGTCCTCGCCGCGCTCCTCGACGAACAACGCACCACCGGCACGACCCTGGAAGTCGTCGCCGGGCCCACCCCGATCGCCGACGCCGTCCGCGCCGCCACCACCTGA